The following coding sequences lie in one Arachis ipaensis cultivar K30076 chromosome B05, Araip1.1, whole genome shotgun sequence genomic window:
- the LOC107640055 gene encoding uncharacterized protein LOC107640055 — MDQNVVKKNDEEKEELRNVKKRRATKKRILNENEPKSDPYWLKTFFDFTPEEAAKVPDYGYCGILSLLIANVCLNKLDHMMEWMIVEFFRPCKFDSIWRYSINDGCQSPAWSEFVPASGKEKTRKMDYIRYGGHFLIGIRGPRENAVEVRKKIIEFCVSTFGLRLDNSKLEIEHISRGIQFLDHIICRRVIYPTLRYTGSGGNIVSEKGVGTLLSVTASLLQCIRQFRHLKLVKGDKDSKPLPCTPMS; from the exons ATGGATCAGAATGTGGTCAAAAA GAATGATGAGGAGAAGGAAGAGTTGAGGAATGTTAAGAAGAGGAGGGCTACTAAGAAGAGGATTCTCAATGAGAATGAGCCAAAGTCGGACCCATATTGGTTGAAGACTTTCTTCGATTTCACGCCAGAGGAGGCTGCTAAGGTACCTGATTATGGTTATTGTGGGATTTTAAGTCTATTGATTGCTAATGTCTGCCTTAATAAATTGGATCACATGATGGAATGGATGATTGTTGAGTTTTTTAGGCCTTGTAAGTTTGATTCAATATGGCGGTATTCAATTAATGATGGTTGTCAAAGCCCTGCGTGGTCGGAGTTTGTTCCAGCCAGTGGAAAGGAGAAGACTAGGAAGATGGATTACATAAGATATGGGGGTCACTTCTTAATTGGAATTAGAGGGCCTAGGGAGAATGCAGTGGAAGTTAGGAAGAAAATTATTGAGTTTTGTGTGAGTACTTTTGGATTAAGGTTGGATAATTCGAAGCTAGAGATTGAGCATATTTCAAGGGGGATCCAGTTCTTGGATCATATAATATGCCGGAGGGTGATATACCCAACATTGCGTTACACTGGTTCTGGAGGTAACATTGTGAGTGAAAAGGGTGTTGGAACCTTGCTTTCGGTTACTGCTAGCTTGCTGCAATGCATTCGTCAATTTAGGCATCTAAAACTGGTGAAGGGTGACAAGGACTCGAAGCCACTTCCTTGTACTCCTATGTCGTAG
- the LOC107642748 gene encoding soyasapogenol B glucuronide galactosyltransferase-like, translating to MESAKEEVDTKIKVMFLPFASTSHIIPMVDIARLFAMHGVHVTIIATPVAASLFQSSVGRDSSLGRSIRTHVVKFPAAEVGLPVGVETFNADTAPDMLPKIAKGLNLLEKEIEKLFEELEADCIVTDMFYPWTVDAAARLGIPRLIFLAGSCFAHSAQHSVKTYAPHKDIKSDSTDDKFSLPGLPHRLEMTPLQLPDWLREPNGYTHLMEMIRDSERRSLGSVFDSFYELEGEYLDHYKKAMGTKSWSLGPVSMWANQDAADKAGRGQAKLEQKGKEEEEEDSGCLKWLHSKPENSVLYVSFGSMSKFPSSQLVEIAQALEDSGHDFMWVVKKKDGEDGSFLEEFEKRVKASNKGYLIWGWAPQLLILENAAIGGIVTHCGWNTVMESVNAGLAMATWPMFAEQFFNEKLLVDVLKIGVAVGVKEWRKWQEFGEEVVKKGKIAKAIALLMGNGEESVEMRRRARELSDAAKRAIQVGGSSHTNLLQLIQELKSLKLDRANGK from the exons ATGGAATCTGCAAAAGAAGAAGTTGATACTAAGATAAAAGTTATGTTCTTACCATTCGCATCAACAAGCCACATCATACCAATGGTAGACATAGCCAGACTCTTCGCTATGCACGGAGTCCATGTTACCATAATAGCCACCCCAGTAGCAGCCTCATTGTTCCAGAGCTCCGTCGGCCGCGACTCCTCGCTCGGCCGTTCAATCAGAACTCACGTCGTTAAGTTCCCGGCCGCAGAAGTCGGTCTTCCCGTTGGTGTAGAAACATTCAACGCCGATACGGCACCGGACATGCTTCCCAAAATCGCAAAGGGACTGAATCTGCTGGAAAAGGAGATTGAGAAGTTGTTTGAGGAACTGGAGGCAGATTGCATTGTCACTGACATGTTCTACCCTTGGACTGTAGATGCTGCAGCCAGGTTGGGGATTCCTAGGTTGATCTTTCTTGCTGGAAGCTGCTTTGCTCATTCGGCACAACACTCA GTCAAGACTTATGCTCCTCATAAAGACATAAAATCCGACAGCACTGATGACAAGTTTTCATTGCCTGGTTTGCCGCACCGCCTGGAGATGACGCCTTTGCAGCTGCCGGATTGGCTTAGAGAACCCAACGGCTACACCCATTTGATGGAGATGATTAGGGACTCAGAGAGAAGAAGCCTCGGATCCGTGTTTGATAGCTTCTACGAGCTCGAAGGTGAGTACCTGGATCATTACAAGAAAGCCATGGGAACCAAGAGTTGGAGCTTGGGACCTGTTTCCATGTGGGCGAACCAAGATGCTGCTGATAAAGCCGGAAGAGGACAAGCCAAACttgaacaaaaaggaaaagaagaagaagaagaagattctgGGTGTCTTAAATGGCTTCATTCCAAGCCTGAGAATTCTGTTCTGTATGTGAGCTTTGGGAGTATGAGCAAGTTCCCTTCTTCGCAGCTTGTTGAGATAGCTCAAGCTCTTGAAGATTCTGGGCACGATTTCATGTGGGTTGTTAAGAAAAAAGATGGTGAAGATGGGAGTTTTCTTGAGGAATTTGAGAAGAGAGTGAAGGCAAGCAACAAAGGTTACTTGATATGGGGTTGGGCACCACAGTTGCTGATACTGGAGAATGCAGCCATTGGAGGAATTGTAACTCACTGTGGCTGGAACACGGTGATGGAAAGCGTGAACGCGGGTTTGGCCATGGCCACATGGCCTATGTTTGCTGAACAGTTTTTCAATGAGAAGCTTTTGGTTGATGTGTTGAAGATTGGGGTGGCGGTTGGAGTGAAAGAATGGAGAAAGTGGCAGGAGTTTGGAGAAGAGGTTGTGAAGAAGGGTAAGATTGCAAAGGCCATAGCTTTGTTGATGGGTAATGGAGAGGAGAGTGTTGAAATGAGGAGAAGAGCAAGAGAGCTTAGTGATGCTGCTAAAAGAGCAATACAGGTTGGTGGCTCTTCTCACACCAATCTTCTTCAATTAATTCAGGAACTCAAGTCTTTGAAACTTGATAGGGCTAATGGAAAGTGA
- the LOC107642747 gene encoding soyasapogenol B glucuronide galactosyltransferase, which translates to MESAKEEVDTKIKVMFLPFASTSHIIPMVDIARLFAMHGVDVTIIATPVAASLFQSSVGRDSSLGRSIRTHVVKFPAAEVGLPVGVETFNADTAPDMLLKISKGLNLLEKEIEKLFEELEADCIVTDMFYPWTVDAAARLGIPRLILLVGSCFAHSALHSVKTYAPHKDIKSDSTDDKFSLPGLPHRLEMTPLQLPDWLREPNGYTHLMEMIRDSERRSLGSVFDSFYELEGEYLDHYKKAMGTKSWSLGPVSMWANQDAADKAGRGQAKLEQKGKEEEEEDSGCLKWLHSKPENSVLYVSFGSMSKFPSSQLVEIAQALEDSGHDFMWVVKKKDGEDGSFLEEFEKRVKASNKGYLIWGWAPQLLILENAAIGGIVTHCGWNTVMESVNAGLAMATWPMFAEQFFNEKLLVDVLKIGVAVGVKEWRKWQEFGEEVVKKGKIAKAIALLMGNGEESVEMRRRARELSDAAKRAIKFGGSSHTNLLQLIQELKSLKLDRINGK; encoded by the exons ATGGAATCTGCAAAAGAAGAAGTTGATACTAAGATAAAAGTTATGTTCTTACCATTCGCATCAACAAGCCACATCATACCAATGGTAGACATAGCCAGACTCTTCGCTATGCACGGGGTCGATGTTACCATAATAGCCACCCCAGTAGCCGCCTCATTGTTCCAGAGCTCCGTCGGCCGCGACTCCTCGCTCGGCCGTTCAATCAGAACTCACGTCGTTAAATTCCCGGCTGCAGAAGTCGGTCTTCCCGTTGGTGTAGAAACATTCAACGCAGATACGGCGCCGGACATGCTTCTCAAAATTTCAAAGGGACTGAATCTGCTGGAAAAGGAGATTGAGAAGTTGTTTGAGGAACTGGAGGCAGATTGCATTGTCACTGACATGTTCTACCCTTGGACTGTAGATGCTGCAGCCAGGTTGGGGATTCCTAGGTTGATCTTACTTGTTGGAAGCTGCTTCGCTCATTCGGCACTACACTCA GTCAAGACTTATGCTCCTCATAAGGACATAAAATCCGACAGCACTGATGACAAGTTTTCATTGCCTGGTTTGCCGCACCGCCTGGAGATGACGCCTTTGCAGCTGCCGGATTGGCTTAGAGAACCCAACGGCTACACCCATTTGATGGAGATGATTAGGGACTCAGAGAGAAGAAGCCTCGGATCCGTGTTTGATAGCTTCTACGAGCTCGAAGGTGAGTACCTGGATCATTACAAGAAAGCCATGGGAACCAAGAGTTGGAGCTTGGGACCTGTTTCCATGTGGGCGAACCAAGATGCTGCTGATAAAGCCGGAAGAGGACAAGCCAAACttgaacaaaaaggaaaagaagaagaagaagaagattctgGGTGTCTTAAATGGCTTCATTCCAAGCCTGAGAATTCTGTTCTGTATGTGAGCTTTGGGAGTATGAGCAAGTTCCCTTCTTCGCAGCTTGTTGAGATAGCTCAAGCTCTTGAAGATTCTGGGCACGATTTCATGTGGGTTGTTAAGAAAAAAGATGGTGAAGATGGGAGTTTTCTTGAGGAATTTGAGAAGAGAGTGAAGGCAAGCAACAAAGGTTACTTGATATGGGGTTGGGCACCACAGTTGCTGATACTGGAGAATGCAGCCATTGGAGGAATTGTAACTCACTGTGGCTGGAACACGGTGATGGAAAGCGTGAACGCGGGTTTGGCCATGGCCACATGGCCTATGTTTGCTGAACAGTTTTTCAATGAGAAGCTTTTGGTTGATGTGTTGAAGATTGGGGTGGCGGTTGGAGTGAAAGAATGGAGAAAGTGGCAGGAGTTTGGAGAAGAGGTTGTGAAGAAGGGTAAGATTGCAAAGGCCATAGCTTTGTTGATGGGTAATGGAGAGGAGAGTGTTGAAATGAGGAGAAGAGCGAGAGAGCTTAGTGATGCTGCTAAAAGAGCAATAAAGTTTGGTGGCTCTTCTCACACCAATCTTCTTCAATTAATTCAGGAACTCAAGTCTTTGAAACTTGATAGGATTAATGGAAAGTGA
- the LOC107642746 gene encoding probable beta-1,4-xylosyltransferase IRX14, with product MKLSALQQSYLNRRSNSFRGSAQLDSAADGSVKSPAAVFWLVLHGVCCLISLVLGFRFSRLVFFFIFSTSATNLYFRGAAEIASHLDVRSTPVTGAADSVPGNMTAVVASSTSRVVVGRHGIRIRPWPHPDPVEVMKAHQILERVQREQRALFGVKNPRTVIAVTPTYARTFQKLHLTGVMHSLMLVPYDLVWIVVEAGGVTNETASIIAKSGLRTIHVGFRQTMPNSWEGRHKLESRMRLHALGIVREQKLDGVVMFADDSNMHSMELFDEIQNVKWIGAVSVGILLHSTDSSATIQREGEEESTPMPVQGPACNATNKLVGWHTFNSLQYVGRSAVYIDDRAPVLPRKLEWSGFVLNSRLVWKDVDDKPEWVKDLDELDGAGEEVESPLSLLKTTSVVEPLGNCGRQVLLWWLRVEARSDSKFPAQWIIDPPLDITVPSKRTPWPDAPPELPSNEKMSVGAQTQDQQINKHSTKTKTPRTRRSRTKRRHDTKVIGVQASTLSVSEQQN from the exons ATGAAGCTCTCGGCGTTGCAGCAGAGCTACCTCAACCGCCGGAGCAACAGCTTCAGAGGATCCGCCCAGCTCGATTCCGCTGCTGATGGCTCGGTAAAGTCGCCGGCGGCGGTCTTCTGGCTCGTACTCCACGGCGTATGCTGCCTTATCAGCCTCGTCCTTGGCTTCCGCTTCTCCCGTCtcgtcttcttcttcatcttctccaccTCCGCCACCAACCTCTAC TTCCGCGGCGCAGCCGAAATCGCCTCTCACCTCGACGTTCGCTCGACTCCCGTCACCGGTGCCGCCGACAGCGTCCCTGGGAACATGACGGCGGTCGTGGCGAGCTCCACCAGCAGGGTGGTGGTCGGGCGGCACGGGATCCGAATCCGGCCGTGGCCGCATCCGGATCCCGTGGAAGTAATGAAGGCTCACCAGATACTTGAGCGGGTCCAGAGGGAGCAGAGGGCGCTGTTCGGCGTGAAGAACCCTAGGACGGTGATCGCGGTCACCCCGACCTACGCCAGAACTTTCCAGAAGCTTCACCTGACCGGCGTTATGCACTCTCTGATGCTGGTGCCGTACGATCTGGTTTGGATCGTGGTGGAGGCTGGTGGCGTCACCAACGAAACTGCTTCCATCATTGCTAAATCGGGACTCAGAACTATCCACGTTGGGTTTAGGCAAACAATGCCGAATTCTTGGGAGGGAAGACACAAATTGGAGTCTCGTATGCGTCTTCATGCTTTGGG GATTGTGAGGGAACAGAAGCTGGATGGCGTTGTGATGTTTGCTGATGATAGTAATATGCATAGTATGGAGCTATTTGATGAAATCCAAAATGTGAAGTGGATTGGTGCTGTTTCGGTTGGGATACTTCTTCATTCTACTGACTCTTCGGCTACGATTCAAAGAGAGGGCGAGGAGGAATCCACCCCAATGCCCGTGCAGGGTCCTGCTTGTAATGCTACCAATAAGTTAGTTGGATGGCACACCTTCAATTCGTTGCAATATGTAGGAAGAAGTGCGGTTTATATTGATGACCGGGCACCTGTACTGCCCAGGAAGCTAGAGTGGTCTGGATTTGTGTTGAATTCCAGATTGGTATGGAAGGATGTTGATGACAAGCCAGAGTGGGTTAAGGATCTTGATGAGTTGGATGGGGCTGGAGAGGAGGTAGAGAGTCCATTGTCCTTGCTCAAGACCACTTCCGTGGTAGAACCACTTGGGAATTGTGGCCGCCAAGTTTTGCTTTGGTGGTTGCGGGTTGAAGCTCGCTCAGACAGCAAATTCCCTGCTCA ATGGATAATTGACCCTCCTCTGGACATCACTGTCCCCTCGAAGCGAACTCCATGGCCAGATGCCCCTCCTGAGCTCCCATCTAATGAGAAAATGTCAGTTGGCGCTCAAACACAAGACCAGCAGATAAACAAGCATTCTACAAAAACGAAAACGCCAAGAACAAGGCGCAGTAGAACTAAGAGAAGGCACGACACCAAAGTGATAGGTGTGCAAGCATCTACGCTTTCTGTTTCTGAACAACAAAACTGA